A part of Desulfobacterales bacterium genomic DNA contains:
- a CDS encoding PilZ domain-containing protein: MNIIKKNEASDRRENHRYYVPEGEFFVVKCKTGEKLGTLLEISRGGLSFRYLPNGEPLSESFELDIVFRENNVWLSQIPYENISDFEMDSDCYFNTKIARRRGLKFIELTEQHISKIDQLVTTSYHYSFRDYIPPS, from the coding sequence ATGAACATAATAAAAAAAAACGAAGCCAGTGATAGAAGAGAAAATCATCGGTACTACGTACCCGAAGGGGAATTTTTTGTTGTAAAATGCAAAACCGGAGAAAAATTAGGCACGTTGCTGGAAATCAGCAGAGGTGGCTTATCGTTTCGATATCTTCCAAACGGAGAACCTTTGTCTGAATCGTTTGAACTGGATATTGTTTTTCGGGAAAATAACGTATGGCTGTCTCAAATACCGTATGAGAATATTTCGGATTTCGAAATGGATTCGGACTGTTATTTCAATACTAAAATTGCAAGAAGACGCGGGTTGAAATTTATTGAGTTGACCGAGCAACACATATCAAAGATCGATCAACTGGTAACAACTTCATACCATTATAGCTTTAGAGATTATATTCCCCCCTCATAA